The Dunckerocampus dactyliophorus isolate RoL2022-P2 chromosome 13, RoL_Ddac_1.1, whole genome shotgun sequence genome window below encodes:
- the diras1b gene encoding GTP-binding protein Di-Ras1b, whose product MPEQSNDYRVVVFGAGGVGKSSLVLRFVKGTFRDTYIPTVEDTYRQVISCDKSVCTLQITDTTGSHQFPAMQRLSISKGHAFILVYSITSKQSLEELKPIYQQVLAIKGNVEAIPIMLVGNKSDETQREVETKDGEAQANQWKCAFMETSAKTNHNVTELFQELLNLDKKRNMSLNIDGKRSGKQSRAERLKGKCSVM is encoded by the exons ATGCCGGAGCAGAGCAACGACTACCGGGTGGTGGTGTTCGGAGCAGGAGGAGTTGGGAAGAGCTCCCTGGTGTTGCGCTTCGTCAAGGGGACCTTCAGGGACACGTACATTCCCACCGTGGAGGACACGTACCGCCAGGTGATCAGCTGCGACAAGAGCGTGTGCACGCTGCAGATCACCGACACCACCGGGAGCCACCAGTTCCCCGCCATGCAACGCTTGTCCATCTCCAAAGGCCACGCCTTCATCCTGGTCTACTCCATCACGAGCAAGCAGTCCCTGGAGGAGCTGAAGCCCATCTAccaacag GTCCTGGCCATCAAGGGCAACGTAGAGGCCATCCCCATCATGCTGGTGGGCAACAAGAGTGATGAGACCCAGCGCGAGGTGGAGACCAAGGATGGCGAGGCCCAGGCCAACCAGTGGAAGTGCGCCTTCATGGAGACGTCGGCCAAGACCAACCACAACGTCACCGAGCTCTTCCAGGAGCTCCTCAACCTGGACAAGAAGCGCAACATGAGCCTCAACATCGACGGCAAGCGCTCAGGGAAGCAGTCGCGCGCCGAGAGACTGAAGGGCAAGTGCAGCGTCATGTAA